CGCCGACTTCCGCAACAATGGCAACACGCCCGTGAACGGCCGCACGGCACCGATCTTCGCCGATCAGGGTCGCCCATCGCTCAATATCGAAATGGATGGCGGCCTGCTGCCGCAGGTCGGCGCCGTGTTCAAGGTGAACGAACGCAACGAGCTGTTCGCGAACTGGTCGGAGAACGTGAATCAGTTCCCGCTCAACCCGGCTGGCGGCGTGTACAACACAGCCGTCACCACCTTCGACTTCTTCAAGTCTACGGCGAAGCCGGAGCGGGCCACGACGCTCGAGGTAGGGGCGCGCACGCGGCGTGGCGCCGTTGAGGCGGGGCTCACGGCGTACACGATTGATTACCGCAATCGCCTCCTTGGGGTGGCGCTCTGCCCGCAGACCGTCACCTGTGCCTCCGGCTTCGGCAATGTGGGGTCGGTGAACACGATGGGACTCGAGGGCGTTTTCAATGCCGACCTCGGGCGTGGTCTGCGCCTCTTCGGCTCGGCCACTTTCAACAGCTCGCGGTTCGGCGAGGATTACCGCACCAACCCGAACGATCCCAACTCGCTCGTGAATACCAAGGACAAGTTCGTGCAGGATGCACCGCAGCAGATGCTCAACGCGTCGCTCGCCTACACGCGCAGCAAGCTGAGCCTGTCGCTTGGCGGTCGCTACGTGGGCGAGCGCTACTTCACCTACACGAACGACCTGGCCACGGCCGGTGACGGCGCCGGGAAGGTTCCCGGCTACTTCGTCTCGGATTTCTCGGCGCGCTATCGTGTGGGGGCCATCGGCGCCGTCAAGTCGCTCGAACTGCAGCTGAACGCCAGCAACCTGCTCGACGAGCGCTACATCGCGACCATGGGGAGCGGCGGTTTCGTGGCCCGCGGTGACCTGCCGACCTTCCTCACCGGCGCTCCGCGTCAGCTCTTCCTCTCGGTGAACACGAGCTTCTGACCGACAGCCGTATCATCACGGTCAGCGCGGCAGGAAGACATCCGCCAGACCGGGCGGTGACGCAGCGAAGCCGGCGCTGCCGCCCGGCGATGGGTCCATCGAGATCCGCGTCATCCTCGATGGACCCCTGTGCAGGAGTCATGTCCGTGGGCAGTCCCATGCGCCGGCCTGCCGCATCAGCCCGGTGCCGCCGAAAGCCCGAGCGCACCCCCCACCACGCGGCGCGGCGGTAAATGCAACTGCTCGAACCTGTGGTACTGGACGTCTGCCGATATGCCGTCACCCGTATCCTGCACCGCCATGGTCACAGAGCGCCCGCTCGGCATGTACTCGCCCTCACTCGCCCAACGGGTTTGGGGCAGGGGCACCATCCGGACTATCAGCTGGTGCGGATACTTGAACGGCACCGAGACCGGCTGACCGACCACCTCCCTCCGCCGTTCAGCCCCCGCGAATAGCAGCGTGGCCGTAGTGGCCGCCACGATACGATCACCATCATGAAGCACGATGCCATCCGGCAGCAGCTCCAGCAGCTCCGCAGCGTGGGCCATCACGACCCAAGGCGGCGTGACCTGGTGGGCGTGCCGGAGAGGATCCCCTCGTACTCGGGCAGCGTGTCACCGAGTATGACCCCCGCCTCGGTCGACCGATAGCGCCGGAAGTCCCGGCTGTGATCACTGCCGCGCATCTTCACCACGAGCAGGACCTTGTGGAGCGCACCATCGATCTCCGCGTAGCGCTGGCTCAGGATGATGTCCGTGAGGAACGACACGTGATACCCAGTCAGCGTCGCGCGGTCCTGCGCCTCGATCTCCACCGTCGAGTACGTCGTGACTCCCAGACGGGTCAACGTCCCGATCAGACGATACAACGATTCGCGGAAATCCTCGCGAAACGTGGGGGCAAGCGCCATCTCGAAGCCGTTGATCGAATCAATCACCACGCGGGAGGCGCCGATGTCCTGCACCGACTCCCGGATCTCCTGCAACGTCTCGTCCACGGACAGATCGAGCGGTCGCAGGTAGATCACGCGCAGGCGCCCCGCCGCCACGGCATCAGAGAAGGCGCTCCCGAACCGGGCCGCGCGCGCCAGGTACACATCGGGACGTTCCTCGAAGACCGCCACCACCGCCGATTCGCCGGCGACCAGACCGGCGAGCACGAAGTGCATGGCAAAAGTCGTCTTGCCTGATCCCGTCGGTCCCGTGAGCACCAGCGAGTCGCCCGCCGGAATGCCGCCGCCCATGAGCGCATCGAGTCCCGTGATGCCCGTGCTCACGCGCGCGTTCGACGCTGGACACTGCTCACCCGCCTGAATGGGGAGACGCGGGAAGACCTGCACGCCGGCCGTGGTGATCTTGAGGGTGTGCAGCCCCGGCATGTGCGGCACGCCGCGCGACTTCACCACCTGCAGCTTGCGCACCACCGAATTGCGCTCGACGTCCTGCGTGAGCCAGAAGATGCCGTCAGCCACCGTGAACACCGGGTTGCGCAGCTCCTGATGCTGATACTCGCCAATGAGGAGCGAGGTAATGTCCCAGGTGGTCAGATGCAGGGCAAGGCGCTGGACGAACCGCTCGAGACTGGAGTTCGGGGCTTCCGTTTCCACCGAATGCACGAGGGATCGGAAGGAATCCACCACCACCAGCCCGGGGCGCAGCGCCTCCACGTTGTGCACGATACGCGCGAGGACCGCCTCGAGATCGCCACCGAGCGCCTCCTCACTAAGATTGAGGAAATGCACGCGCTCGCCCACGGCGTCCTCGACGAAGAAGTCGAAGCACTGCTGATAGCGTAGCATCTTGAGCGACGTTTCGCCCAGCAACGTGATGAAGAGACCGGGGCGTTCGACCGTTGCCGTGGCAAAAAGCAACTGCATGGCCATCGTCGTCTTGCCGGTTCCGGGCCCTCCGGCAACCAGGTTGAACGACAGCGCCGGCAAGCCACCGCCCAGCACCTCGTCGAGTCCCGGGACGCCGGTGGAAAGCAGGGCCAGTTCGTGCGGCACTTCGGCGGACGACATGTCAGGATGGGTCATGAGGAGAGATCGTTGTGCCTGGGCCCAGCAACACCGCGCGCCCCCGGGGTTCCGCTCTGCTCGATCAGACGGATGGCCATGGATTCGCCAACGATGCGGCCCAGTTGGCGCATCATGGTGACCAGCAGGGCTATGCAGGCCTCACGTTGCGCCAGCGACTCGGCCGTCACGTCGACCGACGTCTCCGTCTCGTCGTTCAGCAGGTTGGGGATCGTGGCAAGGACCGGGTGCGTAGCCAGCGTCTCGGCAACCGACCGGGACAACAGCGAGCCGTACCCTTCCGCGCCGATCCACCGCCGCAATCGGGCGTCCAGCTGTGCGAGCAGCGCCTCACAGATGGCGAGCA
This DNA window, taken from Gemmatimonas sp., encodes the following:
- a CDS encoding ATPase domain-containing protein; the protein is MSSAEVPHELALLSTGVPGLDEVLGGGLPALSFNLVAGGPGTGKTTMAMQLLFATATVERPGLFITLLGETSLKMLRYQQCFDFFVEDAVGERVHFLNLSEEALGGDLEAVLARIVHNVEALRPGLVVVDSFRSLVHSVETEAPNSSLERFVQRLALHLTTWDITSLLIGEYQHQELRNPVFTVADGIFWLTQDVERNSVVRKLQVVKSRGVPHMPGLHTLKITTAGVQVFPRLPIQAGEQCPASNARVSTGITGLDALMGGGIPAGDSLVLTGPTGSGKTTFAMHFVLAGLVAGESAVVAVFEERPDVYLARAARFGSAFSDAVAAGRLRVIYLRPLDLSVDETLQEIRESVQDIGASRVVIDSINGFEMALAPTFREDFRESLYRLIGTLTRLGVTTYSTVEIEAQDRATLTGYHVSFLTDIILSQRYAEIDGALHKVLLVVKMRGSDHSRDFRRYRSTEAGVILGDTLPEYEGILSGTPTRSRRLGS